CTCCTGAGGTTGTCTGCGTGGGTCCCAGACAACCTCGAGGAGTTGACGTCTTTTCGACAACTCTCTCGCGCGAATCAACCTCCGAGGAGCAGACGGGTTTCTCGCACGCAACCCCCACCTTCCCCTATGCGCAACTGATAACGTTTCGTTACCTTGATCGCGCAAAGAAGCTGAAGTAATTACGGGGCACCTTCTCAAGTTTGTACGGAGGTGCCTATGAAAATGGGAACGCTGGTTCTTGCGATCCTGCTCGCGGGAGCGTCGAATTTGAGCGTGGCGCAACCTCTTGCACCGATGAGTGGCCAAGTATCGATCCTGGATCCCGCGTGCATTCGCTGGAATGACGTTTCGCAATCGGAGCGCGAAGGAATACCGTTTCCCCTCCAATGTCAGACTCATGATGATGGATCGCCATTCCCAACCTCGGAATCGGAGCGATATCGTGCCGGGGCTGACCTCTACCCGACAATGCGCGCTGTGGGTGGGAACGCTCTACCCGAGATGGAGACCTTTCGGGTCAGAGGCAACCAGCGATCGTTCGAATTCAGGGCGCCTGCTTGGCATCAGCAGGGTCCCTTCAATTCACCGAGTAAGGCTCGCTAAGCGCGAACGGGGCGATCTCGACCTCGAAGAGGTCGCCCCGAGGCGTGACCATCTGGTACGTGCCGCGCATCGAGCCGAACGGCGTGGGGAGGGGGCAGGCGGAGGTGTACTCGAAGTGCTCGCCGGGATCGATGACGGGCTGCTCACCGATCACGCCGGGGCCCTGGACCTCCTCGATCTCCCCGTTGGCATCCGTGATGATCCAGTGGCGGCTGAGGAGCTGCGCGCGCTCGTCACCCTCGTTTTCGATCCTCACGGTGTACGCGAAGAACCACCGGCCGCGGTCGGGGGTCGAGTGCTCGGACACGTAGTGAGCGCGCACCTTGACGCGAATGCCGCGGGTCACCGCTTCGGACGTCGCCATTGCCCCCGTCCTCCCCTTCCGGAGTGCGACTACACTAAGCGCGGCCGGCCGTACGCGCAAATGGTGCTCGGGGAGGGCGCGGAGGGCGGCACGTCGTCGCGCGGCGCAGTACGGGGGCGCTCAGCCTAAACCGAGCGAAGGGAACGGGCGCGAAAAGGGCCGCCCCGTGATCGGAGCGGCCCTCGTATCAGTTCGGCCTTGGACGGTTACTTCGTGGTGGCCCGCGCGATCTCCTCGTCGATCAGGGCCTTGAACTCCTCGATCGGTTTCGCTCCGACGATCATCCGGCCGTTCACGAAGAACGACGGGGTCCCGGTGACGCCGGCGGCCGCGCCGTCATCGAACGAGGCCTTGATCGTCGCTTCCGGCTTCTTGCTCTCGTAGCAGGCCTGGAACTTCGCGGAGTCGAGCCCCACCGTGGCCGCGCGCTTCTTGAGGTCGTCGTCGCTCAGGTCCCCCTGCTCGTGCATCAGATTGGTGAACATCTCCCAGTACTTCCCCTGGTCGGCCGCGCAGTGGGCGGCGATGGACGAGGGCATCGCCCTGGGATGGAACGAGAGAGGATAGTCGCGGTACGCGAAGCGGATCTTGTCGCCGTAGTCGGCCAGGATCTGCTCGACCGTCGGCTCGGCCCTCTTGCAATAGGGGCACTGGAAATCCGAGAACTCGACGAGCGTCACCGGCGCTTTCTCGGGCCCCTTCGTTCCGGGCCAGCCGGCGGGCACCTTGACGTCGATGCGCGGCGGGTCGAGCATCACCCTCAGATTCGCCTTGTCCTGGAGTTCCTTCACGAAGGCCGCCCTTCGCGTCTGGACCTTCATCTGGCGGAGTCCCTTCTCGATGTCGGGGGAGGCCTGGTCCAAGTTCTTCCCACCCATGCGGGCCTTGTTCTTCTCGTAAAAATCCTTGATCTCGTCCTTGGTGGGCTCGCCCGCCTTGCCCTCGATCTCGGTCTTCACCAGCTCGTCGGCCGTGGTCGAACGCGCCGCCGCTTCCTTGGCGAGGAGCTTGTCCTGGACGATCTGATCCAGCGCCGCTCGACGGATTTCGTAGGTCTGCTGTGCGACCTGCCGGCGGTACTGCGCCTCCTGCTGGCGCATCCTTTCCATGCCGGCCTCGGCTTGCTTGTTCACCTCGTCCATCGTGATCGATTCGCTGCCCAGGTAGGCCGCGACCCCGTCGGCCGGGGCCGTCGTTGCGGCCGGGGCCACGTCCTTTTCCTTCTTGGCCTTATCCTTGTCCTTGGCCAGCAAGGGGAGCGCCGTCACGACGAGCAGCAGGGTAAGAACCAGTGCGAGTCTGGACTTCATGAACACAGCCTCCGGGCGCCCCGCTAGGAGCGCGACCCACCCCCGGTCGTCCAGGGGAATTCCCCACTATACACATCGCCCCAAAACGCGTCCACCGGGAGCCGGCTTCGATATTATGGAGGAGATGGACGAGCCGGTGATCGTGGTGGGGGGCGGCCTCGCTGGGAGCGAAGCTGCGTGGCAGATCGCGCGCCGGGGCGTTCCCGTCCGCCTGTACGAGATGCGCCCCTCCCGCCCGACGCCGGTCCACCGCACCGGAGACCTGGCGGAGCTGGTTTGCTCGAATTCCTTGAAAGCGCTGGACCTCGCAACTCCGCACGGCGTCCTGAAGCGCGAGATGGAGATCCTCGGCTCGCTGATCCTCCGTTGCGCCACCTCGACCCGCGTTCCCGCCGGCGGGGCCCTCGCCGTCGACCGCGACGCGTTCGCGCGGGAAGTGACGCGCGCGATCGGCTCGGAGCCGCGGATCACCGTCGTCCGGGAGGAGATGCTC
Above is a genomic segment from Terriglobia bacterium containing:
- the apaG gene encoding Co2+/Mg2+ efflux protein ApaG is translated as MATSEAVTRGIRVKVRAHYVSEHSTPDRGRWFFAYTVRIENEGDERAQLLSRHWIITDANGEIEEVQGPGVIGEQPVIDPGEHFEYTSACPLPTPFGSMRGTYQMVTPRGDLFEVEIAPFALSEPYSVN
- a CDS encoding thioredoxin domain-containing protein; its protein translation is MKSRLALVLTLLLVVTALPLLAKDKDKAKKEKDVAPAATTAPADGVAAYLGSESITMDEVNKQAEAGMERMRQQEAQYRRQVAQQTYEIRRAALDQIVQDKLLAKEAAARSTTADELVKTEIEGKAGEPTKDEIKDFYEKNKARMGGKNLDQASPDIEKGLRQMKVQTRRAAFVKELQDKANLRVMLDPPRIDVKVPAGWPGTKGPEKAPVTLVEFSDFQCPYCKRAEPTVEQILADYGDKIRFAYRDYPLSFHPRAMPSSIAAHCAADQGKYWEMFTNLMHEQGDLSDDDLKKRAATVGLDSAKFQACYESKKPEATIKASFDDGAAAGVTGTPSFFVNGRMIVGAKPIEEFKALIDEEIARATTK